A genome region from Schistocerca americana isolate TAMUIC-IGC-003095 chromosome 1, iqSchAmer2.1, whole genome shotgun sequence includes the following:
- the LOC124595988 gene encoding uncharacterized protein LOC124595988, with translation MGCSVAVVLETPAVAVVSVSFAADMIVTVVGVMAVGVMGVTMVAVGVMSDGVVTLIMVSITMAAAAAVFVTMVSATAVTASVGTDAVVPISVDRVSTKIVCVTATGVVSVTVVPVAVVSTVTTSATLVLVVTVPVIEVSILLVPVVVVPAIVVPIVMVSAVVVSFVMVPVPVVAGIVVFVLVISVFVVSVAGIPVVVILLVTVAAVVVPDLVLSVTVACIVVVPVILVTVVVVPVVVVPTAVAGVTAGTPSVETTSVDCVGAVAVTVALLGIASVGMVGVAVVPDKVACVGVLVVSLTSDNR, from the exons ATGGGCTGTTCTGTTGCCGTTGTGTTAGAGACGCCGGCAGTGGCAGTTGTCAGTGTATCGTTTGCTGCTGATATGATTGTCACAGTCGTCGGCGTGATGGCTGTGGGCGTAATGGGTGTCACCATGGTGGCCGTCGGTGTAATGAGTGATGGTGTTGTGACTCTCATCATGGTGTCCATCACCATGGCAGCTGCAGCCGCAGTGTTCGTCACCATGGTGTCTGCCACTGCGGTAACCGCCAGTGTAGGAACCGATGCTGTCGTACCTATTTCTGTGGACCGTGTTTCGACGAAGATCGTCTGCGTGACGGCCACAGGTGTGGTATCAGTCACCGTGGTGCCTGTGGCTGTGGTATCCACTGTTACGACATCAGCCACCCTTGTACTTGTCGTCACAGTACCTGTCATCGAGGTATCCATTCTCCTGGTACCCGTCGTCGTGGTACCTGCAATTGTGGTACCCATCGTCATGGTATCTGCAGTTGTGGTATCCTTTGTCATGGTACCAGTGCCGGTGGTAGCTGGAATTGTGGTATTCGTACTCGTGATATCCGTCTTCGTGGTATCTGTCGCCGGGATACCCGTTGTCGTGATACTCCTTGTCACGGTAGCAGCAGTCGTAGTACCTGATCTCGTGCTGTCCGTCACCGTGGCATGCATTGTTGTAGTGCCCGTCATCTTGGTAACCGTCGTCGTAGTACCCGTCGTTGTGGTACCCACTGCTGTGGCAGGCGTTACTGCGGGGACTCCCTCTGTGGAGACCACCAGTGTGGACTGCGTTGGCGCAGTGGCTGTCACCGTCGCGCTACTCGGTATCGCTTCTGTCGGCATGGTAGGGGTGGCCGTGGTGCCAGACAAAGTAGCGTGCGTCGGCGTGCTGGTTGTCA GTTTGACGTCGGACAACAGATGA